CGCTGAGCAAAAAATGCCAGACCTTAACGCTGCATCCGTAGAGGCTGCAATGCGCATGGTCGAAGGTACTGCTCGCAGCATGGGTATCGTCATCGAAGACTAATTCCATTAAGGAATGTGTGTTCTAATGTGTTCCGTCTTATTCACTTGTGGATTTGTACGGAATGCTCGGTGGGAGGATTATCCGCTAATACCACTAGGGAGGATTTAAAATGCCAAAACACGGTAAAAAATACCGCGAAGTAGCTCAGTTGATTAATGCTGAGGCTGCATACGAACCGGCAGAAGCGATTGAGCTTGTAAAAAAGACAGCTCCTGCTAAATTTGATGAAACTGTTGATATCGCAGTTCGCCTGGGTGTAGACCCAAGGAAACAAGACCAAGCCGTTCGTGGCGTCGTTGTACTGCCGCACGGAACTGGTAAAACAAAGCGTGTTCTCGTTTTTGCAAAAGGCGAAAAGGCGAAAGAAGCAGAAGCAGCTGGCGCGGATTTTGTCGGCGACCAAGACATGATCAATAAAATCCAACAAGGTTGGTTTGAATTTGATGTTTGCGTAGCTACTCCAGATATGATGAGCGAAGTTGGTAAACTGGGTCGTATCCTCGGGGGTAAAGGTTTGATGCCGAACCCGAAAGCGGGTACAGTTACTTTCGACGTATCGAAAGCTGTTCAGGAGATTAAAGCTGGTAAAATCGAATACCGCCTTGACAAACAAGGACAAATTCACGCTCCGCTCGGTAAAGTATCCTTCGATGCTGATAAGTTGGCTGAAAACTTTAAGGCATTGGTTGATGCCCTTGTAAGAGCGAAACCTGCGGCTGCTAAAGGTGTATACCTGAAAAACATCGCAATTTCCTCCACTATGGGACCAAGTGTACGTGTAAATGTGCAATCCTTCAGATAAGAAAAAGCTGTCAGTTGACTTCTGTCGCTGACCGTGATAATCTATCTAAGGTCTTAAAAGTGAATAGTAAACCGTAGACAGTAGGTGCCCATAGGGCTTAATTTCCTACCGAGGTGTTATGATAAATCGAACGATTTCTTTGTACATCAGAGAATAGCGATCACATCATGCCTTCGTAGATTCTACGAAGGCATTTCTTGTTTTAATAAGAAATGATGGCCTGCTGTTTGCGGAAGCGTAAGATACAAATGCTTAAGAAGTGAGGTGTACTATGGCAAACGCGAAAATTCTTGCAGAGAAAGAACAAGCTGTCGCTGACGTAACCGAGAAGCTGAAAGCTAGCTCCTGCACAATCGTAACAGATTACCGCGGTTTGAACGTAGCTCAAGTAACTCAGTTGCGTAAATCCCTGCGTGAAGCTGGAATCGAATTTACGGTTCTCAAGAATACATTAGCACGTCGTGCTACTGCAAACGCTGAGCTGAGCGA
This genomic window from Paenibacillus hexagrammi contains:
- the rplA gene encoding 50S ribosomal protein L1 encodes the protein MPKHGKKYREVAQLINAEAAYEPAEAIELVKKTAPAKFDETVDIAVRLGVDPRKQDQAVRGVVVLPHGTGKTKRVLVFAKGEKAKEAEAAGADFVGDQDMINKIQQGWFEFDVCVATPDMMSEVGKLGRILGGKGLMPNPKAGTVTFDVSKAVQEIKAGKIEYRLDKQGQIHAPLGKVSFDADKLAENFKALVDALVRAKPAAAKGVYLKNIAISSTMGPSVRVNVQSFR